The following DNA comes from Erigeron canadensis isolate Cc75 chromosome 3, C_canadensis_v1, whole genome shotgun sequence.
TTGATTTTGTTTGCAATGATATTACTGATGCACTTAAATAACACATTACAAAGAGAGATAGGCCTATAAGCAATGAATCGAGATGGAGAAGACACCTTAGGTATTAGGGAAATCACAGAGTGATTAAGTTCCCTAAGCATTTTCCCCCAactgaaaaaaaattttactgCACTTGTCACGTCACCACCAACAATATCCCAACAATTCTTGAAAAAAGCTACAGAAAATCCATCGGGTCCTGGGGATTTGTCATCCCCCATAGAAAAGATAGTATGCTTTACTTCCTCTACAGTAACCTCACTCACCATGTTATTCGCTTTCTCTAAAGacaatttattataaaacaaattggaGGTGTTAAGAGGAGAAACCATACCAGTGGTGCCAAGGATCTGAGTATAATGAGACACGAATGTATTAGCAACCTATTCTCCATCAGTTTGATTTCCACCAGAGTCTAGAATAGTATCAATCCGGCTATTAGAAACACAACCCTTTACTACCTTGTGGAAATATGCAATATTTGAGTCACCCACTTCTAACCAATGAACTTTAGCTTTCTGCTTTAGGAACCTTTCTTCATCCAAAACAACATTATTATATTCTTGAAGATAAATTGCATGTTCATCTGTTAATAATGGATTTTGTGGCTCCTTATCTAAAGCTATTTGCACCGTATCCAGCTGAAGCCGcaatttttgaactttttcgtGTAAGTTACCTTGGTCATACAATAACTTTCTCAACGGTTTCTTAAGAAGCTTCAACCTTTGAACCACCCTATACATCCAGAAACCAGGAACATCGACCTTCCAAATATCAGCAATAACTACTTTAAACTTTGGGTTGTGAACCAATAGATTGAAAAATTTAAACGGCTTGGGCTTGTATTTGATATTTAGAGGGATCCTTAAAATAGATGGGGCATGATCATAAGACCTGAATGGTTGAAATATAGCATTCACACCAATGAAACTATCAAGAAAATCCTGATTAGCCATAACTAGATCAATCTTCTTTAATAAACCAGATTTACCTCTTGCTTTTTGATTCCATGTGTAATGCAATCCGGACCTATTTACATCAGTTACCTCCAAGTTCTCAATACAATCTTTAAACTCTCTCAGAGCAATGTCTATTGTCGAGCTGCCTTCTGACTTATCTTCAAGATTTAAAGCGACATTAAAGTCACCTAAAAGGCACCACGCTTTTTGATGAACAAACTGGTTATGGAGAGAAAGGTTATTCCACAGCTCACGCCTATCCAAGTAACGGTTATGTGCATATACAAACGAGCAGAAAAAAGACTTTTTAGTAGCTTTGATATACACTTTAGAATGCATAACCTGGTCGGATTGAGTAATCACCAAAACGTCCACAGTATTTGGGTTCCAACATAGAATGATACGCGAACCCTTGTACAATAGCTTGCATTAGAAACCCATTTCCAGTGCCAACAAACCTTAGCACAAATTTTGTCCACACTCAAACTCGAGACATGAGATTCAAGTATGGCACACACATCCAGTTTATTTTCAAACATAACCTGATGTACTTCTTTCTGTTTTGGGGCTTTATTAAGCCCCCTTATATTCCACGATGCTACTTTAATCATTTGGAACTGTTTGAATGGGATTGCTTGCCCCCTTTACTTCTTTTTCTAGGATAGACTCATCGTTAACCACTTAACATTGTCATCATCACTATCCAGGTCCAGAGCAGTTTTGTGCGAAGTAATAGAGCCACTCCCATAACTACTCGTCGATGCACCATTAGCAGGATGAGGCTCAGGATTAGGCTCATCCTCCAAAAACACATCCGCATTATCACCAGACAACAAATCATACGTATTTTTTAGAGGGAGATTATCTTTAGACGATCCAGACCCATCCTTAGGCACACATTTCTGGTCAGGTTTTTCCTTTCGTCGATATATAAATTGTGGCTTAGGCTTTGTGATTTTTATGCCCTCAACTTGCTTTGTTTGTTTCGACTTACCTTTCCCACCCTTCTTATTTACAATCTGAAAACCATCAACATCCTGATTCCCCACAACGTCCACCTTCTTTAAATTTACCATTACTCTTTTTGGATACTTATCATCAGAA
Coding sequences within:
- the LOC122591749 gene encoding uncharacterized protein LOC122591749, which produces MIKVASWNIRGLNKAPKQKEVHQVMFENKLDVCAILESHVSSLSVDKICAKVMHSKVYIKATKKSFFCSFVYAHNRYLDRRELWNNLSLHNQFVHQKAWCLLGDFNVALNLEDKSEGSSTIDIALREFKDCIENLEVTDVNRSGLHYTWNQKARGKSGLLKKIDLVMANQDFLDSFIGVNAIFQPFRSYDHAPSILRIPLNIKYKPKPFKFFNLLVHNPKFKVVIADIWKVDVPGFWMYRVVQRLKLLKKPLRKLLYDQGNLHEKVQKLRLQLDTVQIALDKEPQNPLLTDEHAIYLQEYNNVVLDEERFLKQKAKVHWLEVGDSNIAYFHKVVKGCVSNSRIDTILDSGGNQTDGE